AACTATCATAGATGAAACAAAACATCACGATCATGATCCtcatcattttcatcatcaaCATAGGCCATATTTTCTTGAGATGCTTCAATATAAGGATCATGATCCTCACTATCACCGGTGTGAATCAATTTAGAAAAATTGACACAATTAAAATTCCAAACATCTCTTTTGAACCCTCTATCACGAGTAGTGTCATCCCACTGGCATTTGAAAAGCACAACCTTGAACCAGCCATAATAATTAAGCTCAATAATATCTTCCGGCTTCCCATAATATGGTAAGTCTGCTTGCCTCGCATTTCTATCAGCATTAGATGCAATGCAATAAGTGTCAGAAATAAGAAAAACTCCACTATTTTGAGTTTGCAATCCTTGTTCTCTagacaaaatccaaaatttgaaTCCATTAATGTTATAAGCCGTGAATCTTTTTGCATTTGGCGCTGGACCTTGTGCTAAGAACTTCATATCATCAGATATTGTGTCTGATATATCTGGATTCATAATCTAAATACAACAAATAATTTTGtcaaaatttataaattaaaataagAAAGCTATGAAAACACATTCTAATACGATTCACTCACTCGCTTTGGAAACCAATCAGAGAACTCTTTAGTGACTCTTCTCTATACCTCTGTTGTTGAAGGTCTTCGCCCTCTTGAACTGCTTTTGATGTGTTGCCTAAATTCACTAAAGAAGATTTATACGTATTAATTAAATTCACGTTACTCTTAAAACTTATTTCatatatcaaataaaattaaatttcttACTCAATAGATGGCTTCACTGCAGCACAATAGAGTAACACATAGCGATGAGCTTGAGTTTTCTCCAAAGGAGTCATGGGGAATGTTGTGGAGCCTCCAACAAATTTACCTTGTTGAGGGAACATAGATGGCCTTTCAGAAGCCTTGCTATGATTTGGTTCATCACTTACACGTTTAGGCCTATTTACTCTTGACTAAATATCCTCAAAATACCGAGAACAAAGAGTTAGAGCTTCTTCAACTATGTAACTTCCAGCTATAGAACCTTCTGCTTGTGCTTTATTTCCTACCAGGGACTTCAAATGACCTAAGAATCTGTAACAAAAAAGGCATCGTATTAGAACAACTATTTACATTGAAACAATATTACAAGATCGattaaaataatttcaaaaaagAAATATTGTACTTTTCAACAAAATACATCCACCGATAATGTACTAGGCCACCTTGTATTACTTCATCCACTAGATGGACAGTTAAGTGTACCATTACAGTAAAAAATGATGGAGGGAACAACATTTCCAGGTGATAAGGAGTGATTACAATCCAATCTTGTAGCTTTTCTAGGCCCGAGAGGCTCAAGCTTTTCAGACAAAGATGTCTAAAAAGGAAGAAAACTCTACCAAAACTACAACGTGGTTTAGAAGCACATTACGAATTGCAATCGGCAACAATTAGTCCATAATTATGTGACAATCATGGCTTTTTAATCCAAAGATTCGATTTTGATCCAGATCAATACAACGAGATATACTACTTGCGTAACCATCCGGCATTGAGATATTCTTTAAAGTTTTTAGGAAAGCTACTTTCTTCTCTTTTGGAATTGTAAAAGCAGTAAGCCGATAATCACCTTTCTCGTCTGGCCAAAGATCACGCCTTATACCCATATCTCGTAGATCTTTTCGAGCTTTAACATGATCGTTTGATTTTTCTTATCATTTAGCAAAGAGTATATAATATTATCAAACACACTCTTTTCAATATGCATAGGGTTTAAATTATGGCGCAATGAGTTGAATTCCCTATATGGAAGACTAAAGAATATGGTTTTTTTCTCCATTGCTGAGTTACATCTTCCCCAACACTCTTTTgcctatttctttttcttttatcatTCAACTCTGCTGGTTTTCCAAATGTAATATCAATATCTTTCACTTGTTATAAAATGTCGGACCCAGATAACTTATTTAGAGGGGTCCTCTCTTTCACATTTCCATCAAAGCAAAGCTTCATCAATCTAAATTTGTGATTTCTTGCCAAAAATCAACGATGGCCAATAAAGCACCACTTTCTACTATGCCGAAGTCGACAAGGTTCTGTATCAAAATTATAAGAGGGACATGCAAAACCGATATGTGTGTTCCAACCAGATAAAATATTAAATCCAGAAAAATCACTGATTGTCCACATAAGAGCTTTTCGCATTCTAAACATTTCATCCTTTGATGAATCAAAAGTTTTCACaccttcactccacaactcatTCAACTCCTTAATAAAGGGTTGCAGGTATACATTTATATTATTCCCCGCCGTACATGGACCTGGAATGATCATTGAGAGGATGAAATTTGGTTGCTTCATACACAACCAAGGTAGAAGATTATATGGAACCAAAATCACTAGCCAAATGCTATAATTAGTACTCATCATCCCAAAAGGGTTAAAACCATCACTAGCTAGGCCTAATCGAACATTTTGAGGATCAGAACAAAATTCAGGAAACGTTGTATCAAACCTCTTCCATGCCTCACCGTCTCTAGGATGCcttatgattccatctttgttacCATCCTCCGCATGCCATCTCATATGCTCTGCCGTCTTAGAACACATGAACAATCTTTGTAACCTTGATTTTAATGGAAAGTAATGCAGAACTTTTGCAGGCTTCTTCTTTTGCTTCTTATTTGTAGCAGACTGCTTCTTCTTACCTGTAGCAGACACAAAAATTTTGTTGCTTTTCTTATCAGGCTTCCACCTAGAAGTGTGAGAATACTTGCATTTTTGCTTATCAATATCATCTTCCCAGCATAACATGCAGTCATTCGGACAAGCATCGATCTTAACATAATCAAGACACAActtattaatggtattcttggcCTCATAAAAATAATTAGGGATTTTTGCAAATTTAAATGCATCCCTAGGTAGATATAGTAGCATAGTCATTACCATGTCACTTAGCCTAGACAAACACTTTATGTGATATAACTTTAACAAAAACTCTTAACTTTGAGTACTTGGACCCTTCGTACAGTTCTTGATTTTCATCTCTAAGCAAATAAAAAAGTCTTTGTTATATGAAGCTGGCATTTCGTTTAAGACTTCTTCTTCTCTCACTACTTGTGACGGACCTACATCAATGCTCTCATATCTTAAGCCCCCAAATTCTTCATTAATCAATAATTCTATAGAATTTTCAGGAGGTATTGTATCACTGGTAACCTCTATGTTGTTAGAACTGTGCACCACATTCATTTCCACATGCATAACCCAAGTGACATAATTTTGAGGGAATGATTTGCAGACTAAATGGTCAAATACTATATCTTTAGTCTTCCACTTTCTAAAGCCACATTTAGGATATGGACATTTTATTATATCTCTTATAGCTCCATTCTTAAATGCAAATTCTATAAATTGATTCAAACCAAGCAAATATTCATGTGTGTTCCTCGACATTCTAGTCCAAGACTTATCCATTGAAAAAACGATTAGTGTGAAACAATATTACCTACAAGATTTTCAAAGCCATAAGATTAGAGACATATTTTAACACTTTATAAGACAACAAAAAGTAAAGGTAATGTTCTACTAATTATCTAGCATGATAAGATCAACTGAGAATGCTACAACATGCTACTTAATTTTTCCTTAATTGACTACATTACAACAAGCCTTTTGCATTAAATAGCAAGCTCGTCGACGCAATTAGTAAATTAAATGACAAATGTAAATAGTAATAGAAACACAAAAGtttacaaacaaacaaacaatCATTTTCTAGAAGCggtgaaaagaaaagaaatcaaGCACGATGAGATTAATAGAGTTAAAATAGATGTTAGCATATTCTAACAAGTAATAATATAGTAATATAGTAATGCTAAAAAATAATATAGTAATGCTAAAAAATAATCTATCTAAAACCAAGAAGGAGAAAGAGTAAAACTTCATTCTCATTTTATACAAAAATATGCCACTTGACTAATTaacaaactgaaaaataaaaatagagcATCATCACAAAACCAAAATTATACATACATGTGCCTAGGTATCTGCCATGAACATACATGTAAGAATCAAGTAAAATGAAGGTTATAATTAGGCATACCAGTGCAGTAATTAAAGAAATAATGGAGAAAAAGCTTACCAAAACTGAAAAACACAGAGACAAATCAATTTTTTGGTGAATGTTTTTTACATTACAGAACATGAAAAAAGAAGCATAAAAAAAATACATTAGGATATTGAGGCAATAAAGCAGATTGCATGCCAGAAAATTCTAGGTTTATTGAGAAATCAAGCTAATAAATTGCATAAAATCAACATAGAAACTCCAAATCAACCAAAAACTCCAAATAAATAGATAAACCTCAAATCCAACAGAGAATACCcaaaataacacaaaaataaagtGAAAACCCACATGCAAtttacaaaatacaaaaataccTGGTTACACAAAATTAGAATCGGAGAAGATGAAAGACAAATTGCAaataaacaaaagaagaaattactgtaattggaaaAACTTGACTGCTACGCTTTTTCAATACTGTAATAGAGAGGCTGCTGCTTGGAGACTATAGAGAGAGAGTGAGAGAGACGGGAAAGTGGGAAAGCAAAATGAGGTCTAAAAGTTTTGGGGGAGAAACAAATGAAGGAAAACAAAAATATAGTGGGAAAAATTGGAAGCTTGGCGCTCTTTTGCTTTTAATGTACCAGATCCCCCATCCCCCCTCTAAATTATAATTAATTGCATCAGCTAGAGAAAGTCCCACAATTTGATACAATCTGCGGGAGTTACCGATGAATGCTGCTAATTAAGTGCCGCTATTTGACCCTTTTTTGTAGTGAAttctcccacggtgatataagaaaagattgtaaattattttgtgatttgatactACGAGGCACTACCTCGATAGTAACTCTTGTAGATACTTCTCTATTGTTTCACTTGTGTTTGGTTGTTTCATTTCCTTGGCATAACatcttgtaatgacccggccggtcgtttcgggagttatagccctgtttcccccatttctgtttcccttatgctcttaagctatattatgatataccgggttagttggttcgggtccaaagtggtttcggagtggaatgagacacttagtctctaaagtagaagcttaagttggaaaaagtcaaccggatattgacttatgtgtaaacaatttTGAAActtaattttgatggttccattagcttcgttaggtgattttggacttaggagtgtagccgaaatatgatttggaggtccggagtggaattaggcttgaattggctaaagtTGAAAATTTAGCGATTTCGGTTagtagtgaaaaatttgatatcggggtcggaatggaattccagaagttggagtaggttcgtagagtcatttgtgacatgtgtgcaaaattttaggtcattcggacgtggtttggttggtttcggcatcggttgccgaatttggaaatttagaagttcttaggcttgaatccgagggcaatttggtgtttggatgttgttttgaatgattcgaaggttcgattaagttcgtatggtattttaggattggttggtatgtttggttgaggtcccgggggcctcgggtgagtttcgggtggttaacggatcgttTTTAGACTTTGCAAAATGGCTGATATGCTGGTATGAactttctggtttccttatacgcgatcgcgtagtcaggtccgcgatcgcgtagtctTATTTGGGGAGAGGCGAGTTGTTCTCTGCGATCGTAGAGTTTGGGATGCGATCGCGTGAGTGTGTGaagttgtgcttcgtgaacgcatGTCCAGTGCGGCGTTCGCATAGAGGTATCGAGCTCGTGAAGAGGTGAGGTGAtttctctatgcgatcgcgtgaggtaggatgcgatcgcgtgaggtaggatgcgatcgcgtaggtttgagcAGTTAGTATTATGCGTTCACGTGAGGTattacgcgttcgcatagagttaaTTTCTGAGggggcgaagttgttcttcgcgatcgcgaggactCTTCCGTGATCGCGAGGACTCTTccgccttccgcgatcgcgatgaaggaaaatcTGGGTAGCATTGTTAaattccaaaatcgagggtttggactcatttttaatattttgagctagagaccacggatttaggcgatttctgaagggattttcagggagttgattggggtaagtgtttctcacctggttttggttaaattccatgattatatcttgatttttatcatctaaattatgATTTAGGGTGAAAATTTTGGGaaaaagtggaagagttcttgagatggaattttgaggttcTGAAGGGGATTTTcttgtcagaatttggtaaatttgttatgactagactcgtgagtgaatgggctttcaagttttgtaaattttgtcggatttcgagacgtgggcctaggggcgggtttgagccaatttcggattttgggctaatttgatagtttttcttgtggaattcattccattagcatatattgatggtattgtactgattgtgaatagatttggagcatttggacgccgagtccagaggcaagagcattgcggggtagagatttgaccggtttgaggtaagtaacgattgtaaatctagtcttgagggtatgaaaccccggatttcatatcattttactattttgaagtgacgcacatgctaggtggcgggcgtgtgggcgtgcactgttggagattgtgacttggtccatcctgtagcaactgtgaagttgcatatttagttgaaactatatgatacctatatgttttagaaagtatttctgtaaattgggttgaatgccatattTTGGGcattgtgccagtgctgtttgaacccttaggggccttttcttactatcctctcactgttttcgattgaaaaatctatactcagttatggttatacttgtttactgcataactcagttttatgactctattttgatgaatATAAATGTCATTTTTggttgaatgccctgtttttactgaaatgcccgagtggcttgagaggtttacgactgagtgaggccgaggacctgatttgtgaggatatttatgggatcgtaTTTCATGCTACAACATGTTCGATATAGGCTAAGGGCCtgactgatttatgccatgatttggcttgataaaAAGCTTGggttaaaggagcccctccggagtatgtacacaccctcagtgagtgTAGGTACGTACTGAGTGTGAGTGTGAgcgccgagtgctgagtgactgagaggcatgagtgattttgaggtatgctcgagtggcaagagtgattgtgaggtatgcccgagaggcatgagtgactgtgaggtttttccgaggggctgtatatgagtgatgttttgcccgaggggttgtttatgattttatcatttttgctcacctttgtatTGAGCCTTTTTTGAAAcaatgttgaaaaatatctttaaatgatttttattggaaccgggtttaaacgagatgatttgattcaaacattgATTTTAAAGCATGCTGTATTTTACtgaattttgtgatatgaacttgatatgctttattgctcgtcactactgctcaatctttatttattgttgttacttactgagttggaataCTCTCGTTACTCCCTGAACCTTgcgtgtagatccaggtgtagctgggcacggtagcggttgttgattattctggttgcagattttctcggggatagcaaggtagctgcttggcgaccgcatcccctgctcttctccctcttatcttcctttagttgtatttagttattttccagactatgttaatCTTGATATTATCAGGCAAATGGTAGTAGattctcatgactagtgacaccccgatgtcgggcttttcttttccgcacttttgttttgatttgaacttctttacgaaggttttttttatgttaaatagcattgaaattatctttgaaatgaaaatatcgatttgttttggaaatgagtcggcttgtctagttccacaataggcgtcatcacgacagggattagtttaggtcgtgacagattgttatcagagcctaggttacataggcctcacgagtcatgagcgggtttagtagggtcttgcggatcggtacggagacgtctgtatttatcttcgagtggctgcagaacctttaggaaactccacatccttgaattcttgtcgtgcgaatctgttgattctagtaactaaacatctattgtttcattctctcacagatggtgaggatttgtgctaccggtcaggagagccagccaccaataccaccagctagggccgcgagaggccgaggctgcgTTAGAGGTCATGGtaagggcagaggtgcagcccgtacagcagccgaggcagtacctgcagatccaccaattGTCCCAGGTCAGGAAcatgttccagttgttgatgcaccagctcaggcaccacctatgcctattgtgagTCCATGCCTTCAAGAGGCCcaagctcagattctgacagcgtgtaccggccttgctcaagcggtctctatctcgacggccgcaaccacttctcaggctgggggaggcactcagactctcattgctcgcacacccgagcaggttgttcagggacttcagacacaggaggcactaccagcccagccgattgcagCTGCATAAGATTATgaggttcctgctatgcctgaggatgatcagcgtaggttggagatgtttgggagactccagccaccaccttttagtggcacggagagagaggatgctcaggacttcttggacaggtgtcagagaatACTCCATACTGCttgtattttggagacttgtagggtctcattcactacttttcagttcttcagggctgcactcagatggtaggagacttacgagagacgtAGGCCCGTTGGCGCAATACCCCTTACGTGGCAGCAGtactccgtggtctttttggagaagctCGTGCCttgatcccgcagagaggagctgcgcagatagtttgagcggctttgctagggtgatatatctgtgacaCAGCACGAGAtgtggttctccgagttggcccgtcatgcgatctggttggttcccacggatagggagaggatcattaggtttattgatggtctcattTTTCAGCTATAGT
This region of Nicotiana tomentosiformis chromosome 4, ASM39032v3, whole genome shotgun sequence genomic DNA includes:
- the LOC104110009 gene encoding uncharacterized protein isoform X1, which codes for MVMTMLLYLPRDAFKFAKIPNYFYEAKNTINKLCLDYVKIDACPNDCMLCWEDDIDKQKCKYSHTSRWKPDKKSNKIFVSATGKKKQSATNKKQKKKPAKVLHYFPLKSRLQRLFMCSKTAEHMRWHAEDGNKDGIIRHPRDGEAWKRFDTTFPEFCSDPQNVRLGLASDGFNPFGMMSTNYSIWLVILVPYNLLPWLCMKQPNFILSMIIPGPCTAGNNINVYLQPFIKELNELWSEGVKTFDSSKDEMFRMRKALMWTISDFSGFNILSGWNTHIGFACPSYNFDTEPCRLRHSRKWCFIGHR
- the LOC104110009 gene encoding uncharacterized protein isoform X2 is translated as MVMTMLLYLPRDAFKFAKIPNYFYEAKNTINKLCLDYVKIDACPNDCMLCWEDDIDKQKCKYSHTSRWKPDKKSNKIFVSATGKKKQSATNKKQKKKPAKVLHYFPLKSRLQRLFMCSKTAEHMRWHAEDGNKDGIIRHPRDGEAWKRFLGHLKSLVGNKAQAEGSIAGSYIVEEALTLCSRYFEDI